In the Paralichthys olivaceus isolate ysfri-2021 chromosome 17, ASM2471397v2, whole genome shotgun sequence genome, one interval contains:
- the eloca gene encoding elongin C paralog a: MDGEERTYGGCEGPDAMYVKLISSDGHEFIVKREHALTSGTIKAMLSGPGQFAENETNEVNFREIPSHVLSKVCMYFTYKVRYTNSSTEIPEFPIAPEIALELLMAANFLDC, translated from the exons ATGG ACGGTGAAGAAAGAACCTATGGTGGCTGTGAGGGGCCAGATGCCATGTATGTGAAGTTGATCTCCTCAGACGGCCACGAGTTCATAGTGAAAAGAGAACATGCCTTGACATCTGGGACTATTAAAGCCATGTTGAGTGGGCCAG GTCAGTTTGCTGAGAATGAAACCAATGAGGTGAACTTCAGGGAGATTCCGTCTCATGTCTTGTCCAAGGTGTGCATGTATTTCACCTACAAGGTCCGTTACACCAACAGCTCCACAGAAATCCCTGAATTTCCCATCGCCCCGGAGATCGCACTGGAACTGCTGATGGCTGCAAACTTTTTGGATTGCTAA